The nucleotide sequence AACGGCCTTTATGTTTTAAAAGGAAGCGACGGCAAAGTAAAATTTTTTTGCGCCACGGAAATTTCCTGCATTTATTCGCAGGGCGGCCAGACGCGCCGGTTGCACATTGTAGTTTTTGCTCCCTCGCTTGGAGTCGTGGAAAAAATAAATAAGGCGCTGGAAGCGCGCGGGTGTAATATCAAATCCGACGGCCGGCCGATTATTGGGTTGTCGGCCAAAGAGCTCGCCAAAATGGTTTTGGACATTGACCCCGCCTGCATGGTTATTCCGGCGCACGCTTGGACGCCGTGGTTCGCGGTTTTTGGCTCTAAATCCGGCTTTGATTCGCCGGAAGAATGCTTTGAAGAGCTTACTCCGCAGATTTTTGCCATTGAAACCGGCCTTTCCAGCGACCCGGCCATGAATTGGCGCTGTTCCATGCTGGATAATATTACTTTAATCTCCAATTCCGACGCTCATTCGCCTTCTAACATTGCCCGCGAAGCTAATGTTTTTGATTTGGCCGAGCCAAGTTACAAAAATATCTGCGAGGCGATTAAATCTCATGACCCAAAAAAGTTTTTATACACCATTGAGTTTTATCCGGAAGAAGGGATGTATCATTTTGACGGCCATCGGGCCTGTGGAGTGAGTTTTGCTCCGGAGGAAACAAAAAAAAGGAGAAATCTTTGTCCGGAATGCGGCAAGGAGCTTACTATTGGCGTTTTGCACCGTGTGGATAACTTGGCAGACCAAACCACGGAAAAGGGTCAAAAAGGCAAAATTCCGTTCAAAAGGTTGGTGGGGCTGGATGATGTTATTTCCGAAGCGCTTAATGTTAAGGGTAAAAAATCCAAGGCGGTGCTGGCCGAATACGAAAGTTTAATCGCTAAGGGCGGGAGTGAATTTAATGTGCTTTTAAATTTAAATTACGATGAACTGGCAAAAATTACTTTGCCAATGGTGGTGGAGGGTATCCGCCGCAATCGCGAAGGACGAGTTCAAATCAAACCCGGCTTTGACGGCCAATACGGCGAGGTGACGCTTTTTAGCGATAAAGAAAAATGTCTGGCGGAACAGAAAAAATTGTTCTAATTTTTGGCTAAGATAAAACAAAAATCCCCATAGTTCAATACTCGGGGATTTTTGTTTTTCGTTTTAAACTTAAAACAAAATTTAAGTTTATCTCCTTCTTTTTTTAGCAGCTTTTCTTTTTTTCGTGGCTTTTCTTTTCTTAGCCACCTTTTTTGTCTTCTTGGCTGCTTTTCTCTTTTTTGCCATAGTTCTCACCTCCTTTCATATTTGAGATAGAAAATTTTTACCGCTTAATCGCGAAAAAATTTTTCTTAATAAAACTAAAGGGTAAGGAACGGGGATATTTTTTAATTTTTGAATTGAGAAACAACTTAATAATATCCACTAGTATTATTATAACACTTTTTTAGGCAAGCGGGAAGAGATTTTAGCGGTCAAGAAGATTTTTGGACGCAAGTTTGACGTTTTCAATTTTGCCCTTGAGATTTTTTCCCGACACCTTTTTGATTTTCAAAAAGTTTTCCAAGTGTCCGAACCAGATTTTTTTGATATTTCCTTCCCACAGCACGGAAAATTTTTTTTCCAGCAATTTTTTTTGCCAATTTTTTCTTAATTTTTTGTCCAGCGCCATTATTTTTACAAGCCGTCGGCGGATAATTTTTTTTGAAATTTGGTTGGGAAGTTTTTCGGCAGTCGTTCCGGGACGATTGGAATAAGGAAAGGCGTGGATTTTGAAAAAGCTGTTTTGGGTAATAAAATTCAGGGTTTTTTGAAAATCCCCCTCCGTTTCTCCCGGAAAACCCACAATAATATCGCAGGAAAAGCCAAAAAAGGGAATAATTCTTTGAAATTTTTTAATGTTTTCGGAAATTTTTTGGAGAGAACAGGGGCGAATCATTTTTTTAAGAATCTCCGCACTGCCGCTTTGAAGAGAAAGATGAACGTGCGGCAAGAGCCGGGGATTTTCCCAAAGCGCAATAATTTTGTCATTAATGAGCCGCGGGTCAAGCGAACCAAAGCGAATTCTGGGAATGGCGGTTTCTTTAAGGATTTTTTTTATCAAAGCGGCGAAATCCGTCTTTTTATAGTTATATAAAAGGATATTAATGCCGGTTAAAGTTATTTCCGGATAGCCTTCGTGTTCGCGGGCTTTGATTTTTTTAATAATAACCGCCGGCGCGACGCTTCGTGAGCGGCCACGCAAAAGGCGGGTGAGGCAGTAGGCGCAATTAAAATCGCACCCATCCTGGATTTTTACAAACGATTTAACGAGATATTTATTGTTATTTTGACGCCTTGCGACTGACCGGAGATTCGGCGAGATATCGGATTTTTGTAGAGACGCGATTAATTGCGTCTTTACTTTACGAATGAAGCCCTGCCAATTTTTAAAATACCCGTCAATTTGGGGCTGTTTTTTGTCGCGCAGGCAGCCCAAAACGTAGATTTTAGCTCGCGGATTTCGGTTTTTAATTTGATTAAACATCCGTCGCGTATCGCGCTCCGCGCCGGCAGTCACCGAGCAGGAATTAATAATATAAATATCTGCCGGCTCTTTGGGGCCGACAAAAATCACACCTTTCTTTTGGGAAAGGTGGTCGCGCAATTCTTCAATTTCCGCTTGGTTGGCCCGGCAACCAAGCGCGCGCAGAGAGATTCGCATACTTAATTATAGAAACATAAAATATTATGTCCGAGTATCCGTTTAAATTGATAGATTTTTAAAGTATTTGACAAAAAAATGTTATGGGTGTATATTCATAATAGATAGTGGATAAAGGCCGAGCTATCTATTAAAATTAAGAAAGGGGGTGAATAATATGCCAAAATTAGATGGAACTGGCCCAATGGGGCAAGGCGCTGGAACCGGACGAGGATTAGGCCCTTGCGGAGGCGGGATGAAACGAGGTTGGGGTTGCTGGGGCAGAGGTTTAGGATTTAGGAGATTTATTTCTCCTAAAAATGAACTGGCTGCCCTGAAAGATGAAGAAAAAATACTTGAGGAAGAATTGGCGGCGATCAAAGAAGAAAAAGCAGCCCTAAAAGACCAGCAAAAGTAAAAGAAGGCACGGGACTGGCCCTTCGTTTTTGGCGGAGGGCCGAGTGGCCTTCTCTTACATAAGAGAGAATAACAAATTTATTATAATTTTTCAATATCTATGCCGCGACCGAGACTTTGCAGAAAAATAATGTTTGATCCCAAGATAACTTATTTTAAACCCCAAGGCGTGCCTATGAGGTTTCTTGAGATTGCGGAATTAACAACCGAAGAAATGGAATCTTTCCGCTTGCGCCATATCAATGATTTAGAACAAAAAGAAGCCGCTAAAAAAATGCATACTTCCCAAAGTACATATCAAAGGATACTATATTCGGCGTATAAAAAAATCGCCGATGCTTTAATAAATGGGAAAGCAATTAAAATAATAAAATAAAATATGAAAATCAAGGCGCTGCTGTTAATTTTTTTCTTTCTTTTGTTGCCCGCAGCATTATTTGCTCAAAATAACCCAGAACAAAAAGAGGAAGAAATTTTTAAAGCTCGGGTGGTTGATATTCTTGAACAAAAAAATGTTACTCGTGATGATGGTTCAATTTCAACTCAACAAAAATTGAAACTTAAGGGGCTGGGAGAAGATTGGAAAGATAAAGAAATAATTTTTGACGGAATAGGATTTGATGTTTTGTCAGCCAGTGAATATAAAGTCGGGGACAAGGTATTAGTCAATTATAGTCCCGGACTGGAGGGGGAGGAAAATTTTTATGTGATCGGTTTTTCCCGCACTCGTCCTGTTTATTGGTTGGTGTTCTTGTTTGCCTTGATTGTAACAGCAGTCGGCAGATTAAAAGGATTCCGGGCGCTGATTGTCTTGTTGCTGACTTTTTTAATCATTTTAAAATTCATTGTTCCAAAAATATTATCCGGCAGCAACCCGCTTTTAATTAGTATTATTGGTTCGTTCTTTATTTTAATTTTGGCTGTTTATATCACAGAAGGATTTAAACGGACATCAACAGTCGCTATTTTTTCCATCTTAATTTCTCTAATAATTACTGGCTTGTTATCTGTCTGGTTTTCAGCCATAACAAAATTGACGGGATTTGCCAGTGAGGAAGCGGCATACTTAATCGAATTATCGGGCGGCGATATAAATATTAAAGGTCTCTTGCTCGCGGGAATTATTATCGGAGCACTCGGCGTTTTAGATGACGTAATTATTTCTCAAGTGGCGTTAGTTAAGGAATTGAGAATTTTGAACCCGCAACTGGCAAAAATCCAAATTTACCGCCAAGCCATGAGAGTTGGAATCTCACACTTGAGTTCAATGGTTAATACTTTGTTTTTAGCTTATGCTGGAGCTTCTTTGCCCCTACTTATTTTATTTAGCGTAAAACAACCGCCATTTTTAACTTTTAATCAAGTGATAGACAACGAAATGATTG is from Patescibacteria group bacterium and encodes:
- a CDS encoding MiaB/RimO family radical SAM methylthiotransferase → MRISLRALGCRANQAEIEELRDHLSQKKGVIFVGPKEPADIYIINSCSVTAGAERDTRRMFNQIKNRNPRAKIYVLGCLRDKKQPQIDGYFKNWQGFIRKVKTQLIASLQKSDISPNLRSVARRQNNNKYLVKSFVKIQDGCDFNCAYCLTRLLRGRSRSVAPAVIIKKIKAREHEGYPEITLTGINILLYNYKKTDFAALIKKILKETAIPRIRFGSLDPRLINDKIIALWENPRLLPHVHLSLQSGSAEILKKMIRPCSLQKISENIKKFQRIIPFFGFSCDIIVGFPGETEGDFQKTLNFITQNSFFKIHAFPYSNRPGTTAEKLPNQISKKIIRRRLVKIMALDKKLRKNWQKKLLEKKFSVLWEGNIKKIWFGHLENFLKIKKVSGKNLKGKIENVKLASKNLLDR
- a CDS encoding endonuclease Q family protein, whose amino-acid sequence is MQYIADLHIHSKYSRACSKELEAPMIEKWCKKKGVAIIATSDFTHPAWFKHLRENLEDEGNGLYVLKGSDGKVKFFCATEISCIYSQGGQTRRLHIVVFAPSLGVVEKINKALEARGCNIKSDGRPIIGLSAKELAKMVLDIDPACMVIPAHAWTPWFAVFGSKSGFDSPEECFEELTPQIFAIETGLSSDPAMNWRCSMLDNITLISNSDAHSPSNIAREANVFDLAEPSYKNICEAIKSHDPKKFLYTIEFYPEEGMYHFDGHRACGVSFAPEETKKRRNLCPECGKELTIGVLHRVDNLADQTTEKGQKGKIPFKRLVGLDDVISEALNVKGKKSKAVLAEYESLIAKGGSEFNVLLNLNYDELAKITLPMVVEGIRRNREGRVQIKPGFDGQYGEVTLFSDKEKCLAEQKKLF
- a CDS encoding DUF134 domain-containing protein, which produces MPRPRLCRKIMFDPKITYFKPQGVPMRFLEIAELTTEEMESFRLRHINDLEQKEAAKKMHTSQSTYQRILYSAYKKIADALINGKAIKIIK
- a CDS encoding DUF5320 domain-containing protein, with product MPKLDGTGPMGQGAGTGRGLGPCGGGMKRGWGCWGRGLGFRRFISPKNELAALKDEEKILEEELAAIKEEKAALKDQQK
- a CDS encoding YibE/F family protein — encoded protein: MKIKALLLIFFFLLLPAALFAQNNPEQKEEEIFKARVVDILEQKNVTRDDGSISTQQKLKLKGLGEDWKDKEIIFDGIGFDVLSASEYKVGDKVLVNYSPGLEGEENFYVIGFSRTRPVYWLVFLFALIVTAVGRLKGFRALIVLLLTFLIILKFIVPKILSGSNPLLISIIGSFFILILAVYITEGFKRTSTVAIFSILISLIITGLLSVWFSAITKLTGFASEEAAYLIELSGGDINIKGLLLAGIIIGALGVLDDVIISQVALVKELRILNPQLAKIQIYRQAMRVGISHLSSMVNTLFLAYAGASLPLLILFSVKQPPFLTFNQVIDNEMIATEIVRTFTGSIGLVLAVPIATFLAVQFIKNK